A window of Candidatus Vicinibacter proximus contains these coding sequences:
- the recQ gene encoding DNA helicase RecQ, with protein MQQKFELLKKYFGYTSFRPQQEAIIQSILNDHDVLVLMPTGGGKSICFQIPALIKSGITLVISPLIALMKDQVESLKANGIAAEFINSSLSPQEEVEITNRCMANQIKLLYVSPEKALSVSAGFLSMLPVSMIAIDEAHCISQWGHDFRPEYAQLKALRSIFPNVPFIALTATADKTTRKDIVQQLALKEPKLFVSSFDRPNFHITVRSNVKEKDKIEEIISFIKAHPQESGIIYCLSRKGTEALAAVLVQSGIQAAYYHAGMNSVDRSHIQEKFIYDEIKIICATIAFGMGIDKSNVRWVIHYNLPKNIEGYYQEIGRAGRDGAAAKTILYYNIRDLMMLNKFAAESGQSELNLEKLKRMQQFAEARVCRRKILLGYFGESYDKNCNSCDVCMDPPTYIDGTLIAQKAISALLRTNENIGIKTLIDILRGSMNAEIVEHGYDKIKTHGAGREYTSEVWQSYILQLLQIGVFEMAYDEGFSLKVSPFGRMALNGNQIIELTAFQPKALREKIAAEAIVESKQPQTIFESLRQLRKKIAVEMGLPPYIIFHDSTLQEMVEMMPTSRLEMMLINGMSHTKYQKYGFRFEQLIIELKGKNRDEEQTQIDVILSEESVLKYIEELKKYPVRISHTIIGKVLLGSEREMITEELKDLSFYGILKGRSNYKMISPILQQIFKSNKITTGTVAEINAQNFFSLPSQNELSDEEIQAVRRQVSGFDLSRPDDEIDNDFILQTRKQYPRAYEFWSAEENNLLLGLCKKTNDLEVLAEILLRNPSSIKSQFKKLAVGRS; from the coding sequence ATGCAACAAAAATTCGAATTGCTGAAGAAGTACTTCGGCTATACCAGCTTCAGACCTCAACAGGAAGCCATCATCCAATCTATCCTGAACGATCATGATGTTCTGGTCCTTATGCCTACAGGTGGTGGAAAATCCATCTGTTTCCAGATCCCTGCCTTGATCAAATCAGGCATCACTTTGGTAATCTCTCCCCTGATAGCACTCATGAAGGATCAGGTAGAATCCCTCAAAGCCAATGGAATTGCTGCAGAATTTATCAACAGTAGCCTGAGTCCGCAAGAGGAGGTAGAGATTACCAATCGTTGTATGGCAAATCAAATCAAATTGCTCTATGTCTCGCCGGAAAAAGCACTTAGCGTCAGTGCAGGTTTCCTCAGTATGCTCCCTGTGTCCATGATTGCCATCGATGAAGCACATTGTATTTCTCAGTGGGGCCACGACTTTCGCCCTGAATATGCACAGTTAAAAGCTCTGAGATCCATTTTTCCAAATGTGCCTTTCATAGCATTAACTGCAACTGCCGACAAAACAACCAGGAAAGATATTGTACAACAGCTGGCACTGAAAGAACCTAAGCTTTTCGTTTCTTCATTCGATCGTCCAAATTTTCACATTACAGTAAGAAGTAATGTCAAGGAAAAAGACAAAATTGAGGAAATCATTTCTTTCATCAAAGCGCATCCGCAAGAAAGTGGTATCATCTACTGTCTGTCCAGGAAGGGTACTGAGGCTCTTGCCGCAGTACTCGTCCAGTCAGGGATTCAGGCTGCCTATTATCATGCGGGAATGAACAGTGTGGATAGATCCCATATTCAGGAGAAGTTTATCTACGACGAAATAAAAATTATTTGCGCAACCATTGCCTTCGGAATGGGGATTGATAAATCAAATGTAAGGTGGGTAATACATTATAACTTACCTAAAAATATAGAAGGTTACTATCAGGAAATCGGAAGGGCTGGAAGAGATGGAGCTGCTGCAAAAACCATATTGTACTATAACATCAGGGATCTGATGATGCTGAATAAATTTGCTGCAGAAAGCGGTCAATCGGAGTTGAATCTCGAGAAATTAAAACGAATGCAACAATTTGCAGAAGCAAGGGTCTGTCGTAGAAAAATATTGTTGGGTTACTTTGGAGAAAGCTATGATAAAAACTGCAATTCTTGTGATGTTTGCATGGATCCACCCACTTATATCGACGGTACACTCATTGCACAAAAAGCAATTTCTGCATTACTGAGAACCAATGAAAATATTGGGATCAAAACCCTTATTGACATTCTAAGGGGATCCATGAATGCAGAAATTGTGGAACATGGATATGATAAAATAAAAACACATGGTGCAGGACGAGAATATACTTCAGAAGTATGGCAATCTTATATTCTCCAGTTGCTGCAAATAGGGGTTTTTGAAATGGCATATGATGAAGGTTTTTCCTTAAAGGTCAGCCCATTTGGAAGGATGGCTTTAAACGGAAATCAGATCATTGAGCTCACTGCGTTTCAACCAAAAGCCTTAAGAGAAAAAATTGCGGCAGAAGCCATTGTCGAATCAAAACAACCACAGACCATATTCGAATCCTTACGCCAACTTCGAAAAAAAATTGCCGTAGAAATGGGTCTTCCGCCTTACATCATTTTTCATGACAGCACCTTGCAGGAAATGGTAGAAATGATGCCTACCTCGCGTCTAGAAATGATGTTAATTAATGGGATGTCGCATACCAAATATCAGAAGTATGGTTTTCGTTTTGAGCAATTGATCATCGAACTTAAAGGAAAAAACAGAGATGAGGAACAAACACAAATTGATGTAATCCTCAGCGAAGAAAGTGTGTTGAAGTACATCGAAGAATTGAAAAAATATCCTGTAAGAATATCCCATACGATCATTGGTAAAGTTTTGTTGGGTTCAGAAAGGGAGATGATTACGGAGGAGTTAAAGGATTTAAGTTTTTATGGTATCCTAAAAGGCAGGTCCAACTATAAAATGATCAGTCCTATACTCCAGCAAATTTTTAAATCAAATAAAATCACAACCGGTACAGTTGCTGAAATCAATGCACAGAATTTTTTTAGTCTCCCTTCTCAAAATGAATTATCCGATGAAGAAATTCAGGCTGTGAGAAGGCAGGTATCCGGTTTTGATTTGAGCAGACCCGATGATGAAATTGACAATGATTTTATTCTTCAGACGCGCAAGCAATATCCCCGCGCTTATGAATTTTGGAGTGCAGAGGAAAATAATTTGCTATTGGGTTTGTGTAAAAAAACAAACGATCTGGAAGTGCTTGCAGAAATATTGTTGAGAAACCCTAGTTCCATTAAAAGTCAGTTCAAGAAACTGGCAGTAGGGAGATCCTGA
- a CDS encoding Crp/Fnr family transcriptional regulator: protein MIELENIMCCKCKVRTNSIFNELNTEDLHALDQIKTCRLFKKGEQLFKEGAFPKGLFCLISGKIKISQIGHDGKEQIVHMVSEGDVMGHRALISNDSYSCTASALEDSMVCFIPKLPFINLAEQKGQLVMKIAHLLAEELKEAERKITVTAQQTAHDKVGVALHFLVQNYGYERDQSTLNISIKREELANLAGTTRETATRQLYKLQDEGIIKIAGKKIRILDETRLSKFMQ from the coding sequence GTGATAGAGTTAGAAAATATCATGTGCTGCAAATGCAAGGTCAGAACAAATTCAATTTTTAATGAATTGAATACTGAAGATCTTCATGCGTTGGATCAAATAAAAACATGTCGCTTATTTAAAAAAGGTGAGCAGTTGTTTAAAGAAGGTGCCTTTCCAAAAGGCTTGTTTTGCTTGATTTCCGGAAAAATAAAAATATCCCAAATAGGGCATGATGGAAAAGAACAAATTGTCCATATGGTGAGTGAAGGTGATGTGATGGGACATCGTGCATTGATCAGCAATGATTCCTATTCCTGCACTGCGTCTGCGCTGGAAGATTCTATGGTTTGTTTTATTCCGAAGCTGCCCTTCATAAATCTGGCAGAACAAAAAGGGCAACTGGTCATGAAAATTGCACATCTGCTGGCTGAGGAATTGAAAGAGGCGGAGCGAAAAATTACCGTCACTGCTCAACAAACGGCTCATGATAAAGTAGGCGTTGCCTTGCACTTTTTGGTTCAAAATTATGGTTATGAACGGGACCAATCCACCCTAAATATCAGCATTAAAAGAGAAGAGCTCGCAAATCTTGCAGGAACTACCAGAGAGACGGCTACCCGTCAACTTTATAAACTACAAGACGAGGGCATCATTAAAATTGCAGGTAAGAAAATTAGAATTCTGGATGAAACCAGATTGTCAAAGTTCATGCAATAG
- a CDS encoding gliding motility-associated C-terminal domain-containing protein, whose translation MNYRFLIFLSFLLIIFPLTEIKAQCAGLDADAGPDMVICDPSQIIQLQGSIQGNYTKFMWSPSTNLSSPNVLDPLVTTRVPGKYTFKLSAEGVSTTNLITNGDFEAGNTGFSSNYTYNFTNTTEGEYFVTNNPSSWNGGFAPCGDHTSGGGNMLLLNGHPSAGTNFWCQTIPTVAGRMYLFEFWHTSVVSSNPGQLNIKINGMSVGGVQAASLCNWERFEYCFTATSGSTQICMNEGSGIRGGNDFAIDDVALFEKCTDMDEVVVEIIDLKAKIDILKKPKCSSEPFDLTALGSSTGPNIRYEWSTDVGRILSQNGLTAKARGSGIYTVKVIYTNGNTTCEQEASIEFIAPDILVGSVVANGKINCRGDSISIDVDMASGSGDYSYKWSPDSSIIQGQNTESVFVKEIKKYVVTVTDNNSGCTLIMDVDITADTLRPVAKIFGDSLLDCRKTQVNLISGLRDSLRTLLTWITPDQNTISNKNSITSSQNGLYKLVIIDTVNFCMDSATKLVETDTFPPMLELGPDLSIDCKKDFAIVTNMNPNLPGFYYYYWEIDNTKLPVENDLNNKTISSKAKVKLRLVNDRNGCEILDSLQIIDTRILPFVDAGKDSLLNCNQTTIKLQANFDPKDSVIFLWSTPTGNILSGGNTPSPVVDQKGWYFVKVSNPMNGCENIDSVFVDENKIKPQVVLGPDLLFSCKDSIISIDASSSSTGSNLRFNWTTPDGNIQSGNGSPKINASAPGIYKLTIFNVDNGCSDSASIRLNPDLNKPVIAIGAADTLTCKKTSINLSASANSSSGNPLNVLWTGPSGGNITNPSTLNPTVRIPGQYVLIVTDATNGCSSQAIVEVSVDTLSPIANAGNDAVWNCATTSLNLSGVATGNSSQYSFQWTTNGGIINGNSNAQTIRADAPGDYSLRVENIKNGCVAFDQLTIVPDLSKPTIILPLPDTINCLRSFVILQSNANGQTPQLTYKWSTVNGNIISGVDSSFVRVDRTGQYRLTVTDEKNKCTEETSVTVVENKVKPIIRILQPQELNCSRRIIPVTATVQNSGSNFNVLWTTSNGNLVSNPNDLNAQGNKAGTYYLRITNPTNGCESLDSVTILENTNLPVDINFDLQQPKCTGDEASVNILSIVGGTGPFTYFLDGKMINQLYLTGLAPGVHRLEVTDANGCIVSKDFQILTPSATGVNLPSSVKINAGDPFTLKPVFSIPTDSIAWILWTPAEFLSCSDCPEPNLKGLNTETSFTITYANKQGCTASASILIQIIKRGVWVPNAFSPNGDGINDYLFPIVSEDSYRTIKSLSIYDRWGELVFRKNNFEPNVPSEGWDGKFKSEVLNPAVFLYVLEVEWKNGQTQLLTGDFTLMR comes from the coding sequence ATGAATTACCGATTTTTAATTTTCCTTTCGTTTTTATTGATAATATTCCCGCTCACTGAAATCAAAGCACAATGTGCAGGTTTAGACGCTGATGCAGGACCTGATATGGTCATTTGTGATCCTTCCCAGATCATTCAGCTTCAAGGCTCCATTCAGGGTAACTACACCAAGTTTATGTGGTCGCCTTCCACCAACCTAAGCAGCCCCAATGTACTGGATCCCCTCGTAACTACACGCGTGCCGGGTAAATACACCTTTAAACTTTCTGCAGAAGGAGTATCCACTACCAACCTGATCACCAACGGAGATTTTGAAGCCGGCAATACAGGCTTTTCATCCAACTATACCTATAATTTTACGAACACTACCGAAGGAGAATATTTTGTAACCAATAACCCTTCTTCATGGAACGGAGGCTTCGCACCCTGTGGTGACCATACATCTGGCGGAGGAAACATGTTGTTGCTGAATGGGCACCCTTCGGCCGGAACGAATTTCTGGTGTCAAACCATCCCCACGGTCGCCGGAAGAATGTACTTGTTTGAATTCTGGCATACCTCTGTGGTGTCAAGCAATCCGGGGCAATTGAACATTAAAATCAATGGAATGTCCGTTGGCGGTGTTCAGGCAGCCAGTTTATGCAATTGGGAGCGGTTTGAATATTGTTTTACTGCGACCTCAGGATCTACCCAAATATGTATGAATGAAGGATCCGGAATTCGGGGAGGAAATGATTTTGCAATTGATGATGTCGCACTTTTCGAAAAGTGTACCGACATGGATGAGGTGGTGGTCGAAATCATTGACCTCAAAGCCAAAATAGACATCCTTAAAAAACCAAAATGTTCTTCCGAGCCTTTTGATCTCACCGCACTTGGTTCATCCACCGGACCGAATATTCGTTATGAATGGTCTACTGATGTAGGCAGAATTCTATCCCAAAATGGATTGACTGCCAAAGCTCGCGGATCCGGAATTTATACCGTGAAAGTAATTTATACCAATGGCAATACAACTTGTGAACAAGAAGCATCCATCGAATTTATTGCGCCGGATATCTTGGTGGGATCCGTGGTCGCCAATGGTAAAATCAATTGCCGCGGTGACAGTATTTCCATTGATGTAGACATGGCCTCTGGCAGTGGTGATTATTCCTATAAATGGTCTCCTGACTCCTCAATCATCCAAGGACAAAATACCGAGTCTGTCTTTGTGAAGGAAATAAAAAAATATGTGGTAACTGTTACGGACAACAATTCAGGATGTACTCTTATCATGGATGTAGACATTACAGCAGATACCCTCAGACCGGTTGCAAAAATTTTTGGTGACAGCCTGTTGGATTGTCGTAAGACACAAGTTAATTTAATATCCGGCTTGAGAGATTCTTTACGTACGTTATTGACCTGGATCACTCCGGATCAAAACACGATCAGCAATAAAAATTCAATTACTTCCAGTCAAAATGGTTTATACAAACTGGTAATTATAGATACCGTCAATTTTTGCATGGACAGCGCCACAAAACTGGTTGAGACAGACACGTTTCCACCAATGCTGGAGTTAGGTCCGGACCTGAGCATAGATTGTAAAAAAGATTTTGCCATAGTCACTAACATGAATCCCAACTTACCCGGATTCTATTATTACTATTGGGAAATTGACAACACCAAACTTCCGGTGGAAAATGATTTGAATAATAAAACTATTTCTTCCAAAGCAAAAGTAAAACTTCGGTTGGTGAATGATAGAAATGGATGCGAGATTCTGGACAGTCTTCAAATCATCGATACCAGAATCTTACCTTTTGTGGATGCAGGAAAAGACAGTTTGCTAAACTGCAATCAAACTACCATCAAACTCCAGGCAAATTTTGATCCAAAAGATTCCGTAATATTTTTGTGGTCTACCCCAACCGGAAATATTTTATCAGGTGGAAATACACCTTCTCCGGTTGTTGATCAAAAGGGTTGGTATTTTGTAAAAGTTTCCAATCCAATGAACGGATGTGAAAACATTGATTCCGTCTTCGTGGATGAAAATAAAATCAAACCTCAAGTTGTTTTAGGTCCTGATCTACTGTTTAGTTGCAAGGACAGCATCATCAGTATTGATGCATCTTCGAGTAGTACCGGTAGCAACCTCAGATTTAATTGGACTACTCCTGATGGCAATATACAGTCCGGAAATGGAAGCCCGAAAATTAATGCTTCTGCCCCCGGCATCTACAAGCTTACCATCTTTAATGTTGACAATGGATGCAGTGATTCGGCCAGCATTCGTTTGAATCCTGACCTTAACAAACCCGTCATTGCCATCGGAGCAGCAGATACTCTGACTTGTAAAAAAACAAGCATCAACTTATCAGCTTCTGCAAATTCATCCTCCGGAAATCCATTGAACGTACTGTGGACCGGTCCTTCGGGTGGAAACATCACAAATCCGTCGACGTTGAATCCAACCGTTCGAATTCCTGGACAATACGTGCTGATAGTTACCGATGCAACCAATGGATGCAGTTCGCAGGCTATCGTTGAGGTATCTGTAGACACCCTATCCCCAATTGCAAATGCCGGTAACGATGCAGTCTGGAATTGTGCCACCACTTCTCTTAATTTGTCAGGAGTTGCTACGGGAAATTCATCTCAATATTCATTTCAGTGGACGACCAATGGAGGTATTATCAACGGTAATTCAAATGCACAAACCATTCGGGCGGACGCACCGGGTGATTACTCTCTTCGGGTAGAAAATATAAAAAACGGATGTGTCGCTTTTGATCAGTTGACCATTGTTCCGGATTTGTCAAAACCAACAATTATTCTTCCTCTTCCTGACACCATAAATTGCCTTAGGAGTTTCGTAATACTTCAATCCAATGCTAACGGACAAACTCCCCAATTAACCTACAAATGGTCAACAGTGAATGGCAACATCATCAGTGGTGTTGATTCCAGTTTTGTAAGGGTGGATCGCACAGGCCAATACAGATTAACCGTCACAGATGAAAAAAACAAATGCACGGAAGAAACAAGCGTGACCGTAGTAGAAAATAAAGTAAAACCAATCATCCGAATCCTGCAACCACAAGAGTTGAATTGTTCGAGACGCATCATTCCAGTCACGGCCACTGTTCAAAATTCCGGATCAAATTTCAATGTATTGTGGACTACTTCAAATGGCAATCTTGTCAGCAATCCAAATGATTTAAATGCGCAAGGAAATAAAGCCGGTACTTATTACCTGCGCATCACGAATCCCACAAATGGTTGTGAAAGTCTGGACAGCGTCACCATCTTAGAAAACACCAATCTCCCTGTCGATATTAATTTTGATCTGCAACAACCAAAATGTACAGGTGACGAGGCTTCTGTAAACATTCTGAGCATCGTTGGAGGAACAGGACCATTTACTTATTTCCTTGATGGAAAAATGATCAACCAACTTTACCTTACCGGACTTGCCCCGGGTGTACACAGACTGGAAGTTACCGATGCCAATGGATGCATTGTCTCCAAAGATTTTCAAATCCTTACGCCCTCTGCTACCGGCGTCAATTTACCAAGCTCTGTAAAAATAAATGCGGGCGATCCATTTACACTAAAACCTGTCTTTTCAATTCCAACAGATTCCATTGCCTGGATCCTATGGACTCCTGCTGAATTCCTGAGCTGTTCAGATTGTCCGGAACCTAATCTTAAAGGACTCAATACAGAAACCAGCTTTACCATCACTTACGCCAACAAACAAGGATGTACAGCCAGTGCCAGCATTTTAATTCAGATCATTAAACGAGGTGTTTGGGTGCCAAATGCATTCAGTCCTAATGGAGATGGTATCAATGATTACTTATTTCCGATTGTTTCGGAAGACAGTTACCGAACAATCAAATCTCTTTCCATTTACGACCGATGGGGTGAACTTGTTTTTAGAAAAAATAACTTCGAACCCAATGTTCCATCAGAAGGATGGGATGGAAAATTTAAAAGCGAAGTACTTAATCCTGCTGTTTTTTTATATGTGTTGGAAGTAGAGTGGAAGAATGGTCAAACACAATTGCTAACAGGTGATTTTACCTTGATGAGATAA
- a CDS encoding CPBP family intramembrane metalloprotease, which yields MNTEITKAILKILPFILIILVIHFRIRQGKINPQDLSLAKPKSLGIFLSWIIGFLFFILGIEFILNQAGLLELTPWNHDVPTTILRILGAVILAPVAEELIFRGILLHVLEKRNLNRHLAIAIQALLFVALHNFAYQNTLSSNLGIVQSFVDACLYAYAKYSSKSIYTSIAMHSTGNIIATLERFLI from the coding sequence ATGAATACAGAAATTACAAAAGCGATCCTAAAAATATTGCCATTCATTCTTATCATTTTGGTAATCCATTTCCGGATTCGACAAGGCAAAATAAATCCTCAGGATCTTTCATTAGCAAAACCAAAATCCTTGGGAATTTTTCTTAGCTGGATTATTGGATTTCTCTTTTTTATTTTAGGTATTGAGTTTATTTTGAATCAGGCAGGATTATTGGAATTAACGCCCTGGAATCATGATGTACCCACCACCATTCTAAGAATACTGGGTGCAGTGATTCTTGCACCTGTCGCAGAAGAACTAATCTTTAGAGGAATATTGTTGCATGTATTGGAGAAACGAAATTTAAACAGACATTTAGCCATTGCCATTCAGGCATTGCTATTTGTTGCACTGCATAATTTTGCATACCAAAACACCTTAAGTTCAAATCTGGGAATCGTGCAGAGTTTTGTAGATGCGTGTCTTTACGCTTATGCGAAATATAGCAGCAAATCCATCTACACATCCATCGCCATGCATTCCACAGGAAATATAATTGCCACATTAGAGCGTTTTTTAATCTAA
- a CDS encoding NAD-dependent deacylase → MKQKLVVLTGAGMSAESGISTFRDAGGLWEGHDVMEVASPEGWRKNRELVLDFYNQRRRQLLTVNPNHAHYGLAELESQFDVHILTQNVDDLHERAGSSKVLHLHGELLKVRSTGHPELVYEWKKDLNAEDRCEKGFPLRPHIVWFGEEVPLLYRAMEIAQQADYFVIIGTSLQVYPAAGLLTYTPEGIPMFYIDKNPNLTRDLYSIDNLQVWPGTATEGVEKLKDFFGKI, encoded by the coding sequence ATGAAACAAAAATTAGTAGTTCTGACCGGTGCAGGAATGAGCGCAGAAAGTGGGATAAGCACCTTCCGGGATGCGGGAGGACTGTGGGAGGGACATGATGTAATGGAGGTGGCCTCTCCAGAAGGGTGGCGAAAAAATCGTGAACTCGTTTTGGATTTTTATAATCAACGAAGGAGACAATTGCTTACCGTAAATCCAAACCATGCACATTATGGACTTGCAGAACTGGAATCTCAATTTGATGTCCATATCCTTACTCAAAACGTAGATGATCTGCATGAACGGGCAGGCAGTAGTAAAGTGCTTCATCTTCATGGCGAATTGCTAAAGGTGAGAAGCACCGGACATCCTGAATTGGTATACGAATGGAAAAAAGATTTGAATGCCGAAGATCGCTGCGAAAAAGGATTTCCGCTCAGGCCACATATAGTATGGTTTGGTGAAGAAGTGCCACTATTGTATCGTGCTATGGAAATTGCCCAACAGGCAGATTACTTTGTCATCATCGGCACTTCACTGCAAGTATATCCTGCTGCAGGGTTATTGACCTATACCCCTGAAGGAATTCCCATGTTTTACATTGACAAAAACCCCAATCTGACAAGGGATCTTTATTCAATTGACAACCTACAGGTATGGCCCGGTACAGCAACGGAAGGCGTTGAAAAATTGAAAGATTTTTTTGGTAAGATTTAG
- a CDS encoding serine hydrolase: MPMIFNWKPCLGIFSFILFTLSLHCQNIYFPPVTGSVWETTSPASLGWCEEHLPELYDFLEDANSKGFIVLKDGRIVLEKYFGTFTKDSLWYWASAGKSLTSFLVGIAQQEGKLSIEDPSSKYLGTGWTDCTAQEEARIKVRHQLTMTTGLDDGVPNVDCTDKDCLKCLAEPGKRWAYHNAAYTLLDKVIESATGANLNSFVLSKLSTQTGIYGSFLPIDFNNVFFSKPRVMARFGLLMLNKGNWNGNQILKDMDYYQKMITTSQDLNKSYGYLWWLNGKASFMVPGLQFVFPGSLTPNAPTDMFSALGKNGQIIHVVPSQNLVVVRMGNAPGTGAVPITLPDTIWQKLNKVMCLPSATDESATQNLNAVKINQQADHITVMWDDRQFDLKLINSAGDILLQKNSVRSEVQINAHWINPGIYYIRLQDANGRSVVKKVMIQ, from the coding sequence ATGCCAATGATATTTAACTGGAAACCTTGCTTGGGAATCTTTTCCTTTATTTTGTTTACTTTATCCCTGCACTGCCAAAATATATATTTTCCGCCTGTCACGGGCAGCGTCTGGGAGACAACAAGTCCTGCATCGTTAGGCTGGTGTGAAGAACATTTACCAGAATTGTATGATTTCCTTGAAGACGCCAATTCAAAGGGTTTTATAGTTCTGAAAGACGGTCGTATCGTTTTGGAAAAATATTTTGGCACATTTACAAAAGACAGTCTCTGGTATTGGGCATCTGCAGGCAAATCCCTGACTTCTTTTTTAGTTGGCATCGCGCAACAGGAAGGCAAACTTTCCATCGAAGACCCAAGTTCAAAATATTTGGGAACCGGTTGGACCGACTGTACCGCACAAGAAGAAGCACGTATTAAAGTAAGGCACCAGCTTACCATGACCACAGGTTTGGATGATGGTGTTCCTAATGTTGATTGTACGGATAAAGATTGTTTGAAATGTCTTGCTGAGCCTGGGAAAAGATGGGCCTACCACAACGCGGCTTACACCCTTTTGGATAAGGTTATTGAATCTGCCACTGGAGCAAATCTGAATTCTTTTGTACTCTCCAAACTGAGTACCCAGACAGGAATTTATGGTAGTTTTTTACCGATTGACTTCAACAATGTTTTTTTCAGTAAGCCAAGGGTCATGGCACGATTTGGATTATTGATGCTGAACAAGGGCAACTGGAACGGCAACCAGATTTTAAAGGACATGGATTATTATCAGAAAATGATTACAACTTCTCAGGATCTCAATAAATCTTACGGTTATCTGTGGTGGCTGAATGGCAAAGCTTCATTTATGGTTCCCGGCCTTCAATTTGTTTTTCCGGGATCTCTCACTCCAAATGCACCTACAGATATGTTTTCCGCACTCGGAAAAAATGGTCAGATCATTCATGTGGTACCCAGCCAAAATCTGGTGGTAGTAAGAATGGGAAATGCCCCCGGAACAGGAGCAGTTCCCATTACATTGCCTGATACCATTTGGCAAAAATTAAATAAGGTCATGTGTCTGCCTTCTGCAACAGATGAATCTGCAACTCAAAATTTGAATGCAGTAAAAATTAATCAACAAGCGGATCATATAACGGTGATGTGGGACGACAGGCAATTTGATTTGAAATTGATTAACTCAGCAGGCGATATTCTTCTTCAGAAAAACTCAGTAAGATCAGAAGTTCAAATCAACGCACATTGGATTAACCCCGGGATATATTATATCCGGTTACAGGATGCAAATGGACGGTCTGTCGTAAAAAAAGTGATGATCCAATAA